Proteins from a genomic interval of Maylandia zebra isolate NMK-2024a linkage group LG15, Mzebra_GT3a, whole genome shotgun sequence:
- the si:ch211-203k16.3 gene encoding angiopoietin-related protein 1 has protein sequence MSLLSLTAPPGWSMCSALYILIVFLPEAKTDSLNATIIRNGGGSQCGEYTNQVMENGMCRLVATLPQLDERRCPDMFRCTDEVSYWLHENEERTQQIMALKETISELQEELRNHRHRIKVLELQSEERVHLNISLEQRFHELELHYAEATTLLHLQGTLILDLQNQLHNLTLLVDKVKRSPGCLINIVRPNPLMNAHDRLHPEIQHVRNCPIDCASIYHNGVRRSGLYTVVPSLAGMPVEVYCDMDTDGGGWTVIQRRFDGSVSFDRNWRDYRDGFGELHSEFWLGNDHIHDLSAQGDYSLRIDLEDWTSKHKHALYQSFSVEDEEHQYRLHVSGFSGTVQDSFSWYHNKQGFSTPDSGNICAEISHGGWWYNQCFYANLNGVYYRGGHYTPKGRGPLGPDGIVWHSWKDSDYYSLRKVSMMIRPRSFQSRSSP, from the exons ATGTCGCTCCTGTCCTTAACTGCCCCTCCCGGCTGGAGCATGTGCTCTGCTCTTTATATCCTCATTGTGTTTCTCCCAGAGGCCAAAACAGACAGCTTGAACGCTACCATTATCCGCAACGGTGGGGGCTCCCAGTGTGGGGAGTACACAAACCAG gtgatggagaatgGGATGTGTCGCCTGGTGGCCACACTGCCTCAGCTGGACGAGCGTAGATGCCCCGATATGTTTCGCTGCACAGACGAGGTCTCTTACTGGCTGCATGAGAATGAGGAGAGGACGCAGCAGATCATGGCGCTGAAAGAGACCATCTCTGAGCTGCAGGAGGAGCTCAGGAACCATCGGCATCGTATCAAAGTCCTCGAGCTGCAG AGTGAAGAGAGGGTCCACTTGAACATCTCCTTGGAGCAGCGTTTTCATGAGTTGGAGCTGCACTACGCTGAAGCCACTACCCTGCTGCACTTACAGGGGACTCTGATCCTAGACCTTCAG AACCAACTACATAATCTGACACTTTTGGTGGATAAAGTAAAAAGAAGCCCCGGCTGTTTGATCAACATTGTCCGACCCAATCCTCTCATGAATGCTCACGATCGGCTGCACCCAG AGATCCAGCATGTGAGGAACTGTCCTATAGACTGTGCCTCTATCTACCACAATGGTGTCAGGAGATCTGGCCTTTACACTGTGGTGCCATCACTGGCAGGGATGCCTGTGGAAGTCTATTGCGATATGGACACAGATG GTGGCGGCTGGACTGTGATTCAGCGGCGATTTGATGGCTCAGTGAGCTTTGACCGCAACTGGAGGGACTACAGGGATGGATTTGGTGAGCTGCACTCAGAGTTCTGGTTAGGCAATGACCACATACATGATCTGAGTGCCCAGGGAGACTACAGCCTGCGGATTGACCTGGAAGACTGGACCAGCAAGCACAAGCATGCCCTCTACCAGAGCTTCAG TGTGGAAGATGAGGAGCATCAGTACCGTCTCCATGTGTCAGGCTTCAGTGGTACGGTTCAGGACTCTTTCAGTTGGTACCACAATAAGCAGGGCTTCAGTACACCAGACAGTGGAAACATCTGCGCTGAGATCTCACATGGCGGTTGGTGGTATAACCAGTGCTTCTACGCCAACCTTAATGGAGTCTATTACAGG GGAGGCCATTACACTCCCAAAGGGCGAGGGCCGCTGGGTCCAGATGGAATTGTTTGGCACTCCTGGAAAGACTCTGATTATTATTCCCTACGCAAAGTCAGCATGATGATCCGGCCACGCAGCTTCCAAAGCCGCTCGTCACCATAA